One Faecalicatena sp. Marseille-Q4148 DNA window includes the following coding sequences:
- a CDS encoding MATE family efflux transporter — translation MKHPLSQEEKFKMMTDDPLPSVIIRLAIPTIISMLVTAFYNMADTFFVGQISTSATAAVGVAFPVMAVIQAAGFFCGHGSGNSMSRKLGAKDHEAAEQLAAIGFYLAIFVGFIITIVGLIFLKPLSLLLGSTETILPHTEAYLGIILLGAPYMTAQFVLNNQLRFQGNAFYAMLGIASGAVINIVLDPIFIFGLNMGVAGAALATIISQLISFILLLAGIRISTCIPICLKNLKHIKEHLLTIAGGGLPSLFRQGLASIATLALNLSANPFGDAAIAAMSIVGRITMFANSALIGFGQGFQPVCGYNYGAGRYKRVQEAFWFCVKVATGGLIIFSVLGIVFAEPLVTIFRKDDPIVISIGSTALRMQCVTFTLGGWVLMNNMLMQTIGKTMRASLLAAARQGLFFLPMILVLPYFLQLTGIQLAQPVADVFAFFLAVILNRRTMKELAHPTEFK, via the coding sequence ATGAAACATCCACTTTCTCAAGAAGAAAAGTTTAAAATGATGACAGATGATCCTCTTCCATCGGTTATTATCCGACTGGCGATTCCGACGATAATTAGTATGCTTGTTACGGCATTTTATAATATGGCGGATACTTTTTTTGTCGGACAGATCAGCACGAGCGCTACCGCTGCAGTCGGAGTTGCTTTTCCTGTTATGGCCGTAATACAGGCAGCCGGATTTTTCTGCGGTCATGGATCTGGGAATTCCATGTCAAGAAAATTAGGAGCCAAAGATCATGAAGCAGCGGAACAACTTGCAGCAATCGGTTTTTATCTTGCCATTTTTGTAGGATTTATCATTACAATTGTGGGACTGATTTTTTTAAAGCCACTCTCTCTTCTGCTTGGCTCTACGGAAACGATTCTTCCCCATACGGAAGCGTATCTTGGAATTATTCTGCTTGGAGCGCCGTATATGACAGCGCAATTTGTTCTGAATAATCAGCTTCGGTTTCAGGGAAATGCTTTCTATGCAATGCTTGGAATTGCCTCCGGTGCTGTTATTAATATCGTACTGGATCCGATTTTTATTTTTGGATTGAATATGGGCGTTGCCGGTGCAGCCCTTGCTACGATCATTAGCCAGCTTATCAGCTTCATTTTGCTGTTGGCAGGTATTCGGATTTCTACTTGCATACCGATTTGTTTGAAGAATCTAAAGCATATCAAAGAACATTTACTTACGATTGCCGGCGGCGGTCTTCCATCACTATTTCGTCAAGGACTTGCAAGTATCGCAACACTGGCGTTAAACTTATCTGCAAATCCATTTGGCGATGCAGCCATTGCCGCAATGTCTATTGTTGGAAGAATTACCATGTTTGCAAATTCTGCCCTGATTGGCTTTGGTCAGGGATTTCAACCGGTATGCGGTTATAATTATGGTGCGGGGCGGTATAAGCGCGTACAGGAGGCATTTTGGTTCTGTGTAAAGGTCGCTACTGGCGGTCTTATTATCTTCTCTGTACTTGGGATCGTGTTTGCAGAACCGCTTGTCACAATTTTCCGAAAGGACGATCCTATTGTGATTTCCATTGGCAGCACAGCGCTTCGGATGCAGTGTGTGACATTTACTTTAGGCGGCTGGGTTTTAATGAATAATATGTTGATGCAGACAATCGGCAAAACAATGCGCGCCTCTCTCTTGGCTGCTGCAAGACAGGGATTATTCTTTCTTCCGATGATTCTTGTTCTGCCTTATTTTCTCCAGTTAACAGGAATTCAGCTTGCTCAGCCTGTTGCTGACGTATTTGCTTTTTTCCTGGCAGTGATACTAAATCGCAGAACCATGAAGGAACTGGCACATCCCACGGAATTCAAATAA
- a CDS encoding YibE/F family protein, which produces MILVLILVLCIFLFFVGGERGAIVVTTLAGNVCVLAVTVILLANGMPIFPIVFLAAVLISYITLIRQNGNNQKTWSAFVSVAGIMLVLSIAIAVIVHITNASGLNEIQSVQEDVAFYYTLDIQIPMQKIAVGVVILSALGAIMDTALSVTSAVYEVSLHKEELSRKEYILSGIQVGKDIIGTTANTLLFAYFGESILLFSYLVNMKYNWEMILNSKLLFQGLAMMAAGMTACLLAVPVSSYIIANVISDK; this is translated from the coding sequence ATGATATTAGTACTCATTCTTGTATTATGTATTTTTCTCTTCTTCGTAGGAGGAGAGCGTGGCGCTATCGTTGTAACAACGCTAGCCGGAAATGTTTGTGTATTAGCAGTTACGGTCATTCTTTTGGCAAACGGAATGCCGATTTTTCCCATTGTTTTTCTTGCCGCAGTACTAATCAGTTATATTACATTAATCCGACAAAATGGAAACAATCAGAAAACCTGGTCCGCATTTGTAAGTGTGGCAGGGATTATGCTTGTTCTTTCAATAGCCATTGCAGTAATTGTGCACATTACTAATGCTAGTGGATTAAATGAAATTCAATCTGTCCAAGAAGATGTAGCGTTTTATTATACATTGGATATTCAAATTCCTATGCAAAAAATTGCTGTAGGAGTTGTTATTTTAAGTGCACTTGGAGCTATTATGGATACAGCGCTTTCTGTAACGTCAGCAGTATACGAAGTTTCTCTTCATAAAGAAGAATTATCCAGAAAAGAATATATTTTATCTGGAATCCAAGTGGGAAAGGATATTATCGGAACAACCGCAAATACACTTTTATTCGCATACTTTGGAGAATCTATTTTACTATTTTCTTATCTGGTGAATATGAAATATAATTGGGAAATGATTTTAAACTCAAAGCTTTTATTTCAAGGTCTTGCCATGATGGCGGCCGGTATGACCGCATGTCTGCTGGCAGTACCTGTTTCATCGTATATCATAGCAAACGTAATCAGTGATAAATAA
- a CDS encoding YibE/F family protein, producing the protein MYSIIFYLLFLIFVANDAWLYKTPIAKITQVTEKKIAEMPAVRGGKEIYYLLVIIFTIVTMLILNGFHRKTVAAIFSTFFVFSLIMLIFFVTLNTTEPFDYGMMEYLGSTENPEHLFIAEVMFAGLGAIMDVAVTLTSAMEELIRKKPDISLRKLFHSGREIGYDIMGTMISVLLFIFAVGLIPSFLIRMNNDVPFITNIKQYIPFEISRFLIESIGIVAAIPISIAVSSGFFKLAVRRERR; encoded by the coding sequence ATTTACAGTATCATTTTCTATTTGTTATTTTTGATATTTGTAGCAAATGATGCATGGCTTTATAAAACTCCGATTGCAAAGATTACACAAGTTACAGAAAAGAAAATTGCAGAAATGCCTGCTGTCCGTGGCGGAAAAGAAATCTACTATTTGCTTGTTATCATTTTTACCATTGTAACTATGCTGATTTTGAATGGTTTCCATCGCAAAACAGTAGCGGCAATTTTTTCCACGTTCTTTGTATTTTCCCTAATCATGCTGATCTTTTTTGTTACTTTAAATACCACTGAACCATTTGATTATGGAATGATGGAATATCTTGGAAGTACAGAAAATCCGGAACATCTCTTTATAGCAGAAGTAATGTTTGCCGGTCTTGGCGCCATTATGGATGTCGCTGTTACATTAACCTCTGCTATGGAAGAACTGATTCGGAAAAAACCTGATATTTCTCTTCGCAAATTATTTCATTCCGGACGGGAAATTGGATATGACATTATGGGGACAATGATCAGTGTATTATTATTTATCTTTGCCGTAGGGTTAATTCCATCTTTTTTAATCCGAATGAACAACGATGTTCCGTTCATTACTAACATTAAGCAATATATTCCATTTGAAATTTCCAGATTCTTGATTGAAAGTATAGGAATTGTTGCTGCAATCCCGATTTCTATTGCAGTTTCCTCAGGATTTTTTAAATTGGCTGTTCGAAGGGAGAGAAGATGA
- the fliB gene encoding flagellin lysine-N-methylase: MQYTIPHYYKQFRCIADKCPDTCCAGWQIMIDNRSLKKYSKVKGGFGNRLQNGIDWKAHAFLQQRGRCEFLNEDNLCDIYKECGANMLCRTCRNYPRHTEEFEGLREISLSLSCPEAARIILGEKEPVRFLTKEDSREETYEYFDFFLFTKLSDTRELIFQILQDRNLQISVRMAIVAALTHDIQIRIDKNSLFEIDDILDRYRSDRMIPFFETALKSYSNREKERYKILQQMGAVLDELEVLRPEWQVLLKDIRNELYQNDMEHYLRSRAEFLSTFESLEIYSEQLMIFWCFTYFCGAVYDEAAESKMKLALFSTIFILELAHGMWLKQGKQLSFDDFTDLAHRYAREIEHSDPNLNRLDQVFQENNIYHLEQFLLCIMN, encoded by the coding sequence ATGCAATATACCATTCCCCACTATTATAAACAATTTCGCTGTATTGCTGATAAATGTCCGGATACTTGCTGTGCCGGCTGGCAGATTATGATTGATAATCGTTCTTTGAAAAAATACAGCAAGGTCAAGGGTGGTTTCGGGAATCGTCTTCAGAATGGTATCGATTGGAAAGCACATGCATTTCTTCAGCAGAGAGGACGCTGTGAATTTCTAAATGAAGACAATCTTTGCGATATTTATAAAGAGTGCGGGGCAAACATGCTTTGCAGAACTTGTCGGAACTATCCAAGACATACGGAAGAATTTGAGGGATTGCGCGAAATTTCCCTTTCCCTGTCTTGTCCGGAAGCTGCCAGAATCATTCTGGGAGAAAAAGAACCTGTTCGTTTTCTTACAAAGGAAGATTCCCGCGAAGAAACTTATGAATATTTTGATTTCTTCCTTTTTACTAAATTGTCTGATACGCGAGAGCTGATCTTTCAGATTTTACAAGACCGCAATCTGCAAATATCGGTTCGCATGGCAATTGTAGCAGCGTTGACTCACGATATTCAGATTCGAATTGATAAAAACAGTCTTTTCGAAATTGATGATATACTGGACCGATATCGCTCTGATCGGATGATTCCATTTTTCGAAACAGCTCTCAAATCATATAGCAATCGTGAAAAAGAACGTTATAAAATTCTGCAGCAAATGGGTGCCGTCCTCGATGAACTGGAAGTGCTGCGTCCGGAATGGCAGGTGCTCCTAAAAGACATCCGAAATGAACTCTACCAAAATGATATGGAACACTACCTTCGTTCTCGTGCAGAATTTTTGAGCACATTTGAGTCTCTTGAAATTTATTCTGAACAACTGATGATATTCTGGTGTTTTACCTATTTCTGTGGAGCGGTTTATGATGAAGCGGCAGAAAGTAAGATGAAGCTGGCTTTATTCAGCACAATCTTCATTCTTGAACTTGCCCACGGTATGTGGCTGAAACAAGGAAAACAGCTGTCATTCGATGATTTTACAGACTTAGCACATCGATATGCAAGAGAAATCGAACATTCAGATCCGAATTTAAACAGATTAGACCAGGTATTTCAAGAAAACAACATTTATCATCTGGAACAATTTCTTCTCTGTATTATGAATTGA
- the rsfS gene encoding ribosome silencing factor — MVNSREMARIACKALEEKKGEDICVIDISKVSVLADYFIIANGTNSNQVNALVDSVEEELHKVGCEARQREGYGAGNWVLLDYADIIVHVFDKENRLFYDLERIWKDGQRIELNTL, encoded by the coding sequence ATGGTTAATTCAAGAGAAATGGCGCGTATTGCATGCAAAGCGCTGGAAGAGAAAAAAGGCGAAGATATCTGTGTAATCGATATCTCAAAAGTGTCTGTACTTGCAGATTATTTTATTATCGCTAATGGTACAAACTCGAATCAGGTAAACGCACTGGTAGATTCTGTTGAAGAAGAACTCCACAAAGTTGGATGTGAAGCAAGACAGCGTGAAGGTTATGGCGCTGGAAATTGGGTATTACTTGATTACGCAGACATTATCGTGCATGTATTCGATAAAGAAAATCGTTTATTCTATGATCTGGAACGTATCTGGAAAGATGGACAGCGGATTGAATTAAATACTCTGTAA
- the yqeK gene encoding bis(5'-nucleosyl)-tetraphosphatase (symmetrical) YqeK → MDQIALTKLRKKVKEHLDKERYQHTLGVMYTAASLAMCHGADLSQAMYAGLLHDCAKCIPNDQKLNLCRKFQLNVSEIEERNPGLLHAKLGAALTWNKYGIKDEQICHSIEVHTTGCPEMNLLDQIIYIADYIEPGRCEAPRLDQIRKLAYQDLDLCMYYILEDSLSYIRLRGFPMDPMTEQTYQYYKTIIQNR, encoded by the coding sequence ATGGATCAGATAGCTCTCACAAAACTGCGCAAAAAAGTGAAAGAGCATTTGGATAAAGAACGCTATCAGCATACGCTCGGAGTTATGTATACAGCAGCTTCACTGGCTATGTGCCATGGAGCAGACCTCAGTCAGGCTATGTATGCCGGACTTCTTCATGACTGTGCTAAATGCATCCCAAATGATCAAAAATTAAATCTTTGTCGGAAATTTCAGCTGAATGTATCTGAAATCGAAGAAAGGAACCCAGGACTTCTTCACGCAAAACTGGGTGCTGCATTGACATGGAATAAATACGGCATAAAAGACGAACAGATCTGTCATTCCATTGAAGTTCACACAACCGGATGTCCGGAGATGAATCTGCTTGATCAGATTATTTATATTGCAGATTATATAGAACCGGGAAGATGTGAAGCGCCGCGCCTTGATCAGATCCGAAAACTAGCCTATCAGGATCTTGATTTATGTATGTACTATATTTTGGAAGATTCCCTTTCTTATATCCGTCTGCGAGGTTTTCCTATGGACCCGATGACAGAACAGACGTATCAATATTATAAAACAATCATTCAAAACCGTTAA
- the nadD gene encoding nicotinate-nucleotide adenylyltransferase: MKIGIMGGTFDPIHNGHLALARCALTQFHLDKIWFLPNGRPPHKLGQDADMRLAHRLKMIELAISGEPDFELCTYEAKRKDVSYSYDTMETFRKYWPEHTFYFIVGADSVLTLEQWKHPERLAKTCTFLAACRDDVDNEKMDLEIKRLERLYQTKILMLKMPVFPVSSSEIRQELASGSLEHGRLPECVWNYIKEKHLYEGDKKWIR, encoded by the coding sequence ATGAAAATCGGTATTATGGGAGGCACGTTTGATCCTATTCACAATGGCCATCTCGCATTAGCGCGATGTGCACTGACACAATTTCATCTTGATAAAATCTGGTTTCTTCCAAATGGAAGACCGCCTCATAAACTCGGGCAGGATGCGGATATGCGTCTGGCACATCGACTTAAAATGATAGAACTCGCAATTTCCGGAGAACCGGATTTTGAACTTTGCACCTATGAGGCAAAGAGAAAAGACGTTTCCTATTCTTATGATACAATGGAAACATTTCGGAAATATTGGCCGGAACACACTTTCTATTTTATTGTAGGTGCAGATTCTGTACTCACGCTGGAACAATGGAAACATCCGGAACGTCTTGCAAAAACATGCACCTTTCTTGCTGCCTGTCGAGATGATGTTGATAATGAAAAAATGGATCTAGAGATCAAACGACTGGAAAGACTTTATCAAACAAAGATTTTAATGTTAAAAATGCCCGTATTTCCAGTTTCCTCAAGTGAAATACGTCAAGAACTCGCATCCGGAAGTTTGGAGCATGGCCGCCTGCCGGAATGTGTATGGAATTATATTAAAGAAAAACATTTATATGAAGGTGATAAGAAATGGATCAGATAG
- the yhbY gene encoding ribosome assembly RNA-binding protein YhbY: MTTKQRAYLKSLAMTMDPILQIGKSSITPELTTAIAEALEARELIKINVLQNCADDPKELAQILGERTRSQVVQVIGKKIVLYKEGKDDKKKIVLP; this comes from the coding sequence ATGACAACAAAGCAGAGAGCTTACTTAAAAAGCCTTGCAATGACAATGGATCCAATTCTGCAGATTGGTAAATCGAGCATTACACCGGAGCTTACCACAGCAATTGCAGAAGCTTTAGAAGCGCGTGAATTGATTAAAATCAACGTGCTTCAGAATTGTGCTGATGATCCAAAAGAATTAGCACAGATTCTCGGAGAACGTACACGTTCTCAAGTTGTGCAGGTAATTGGCAAGAAAATTGTCCTGTACAAAGAGGGAAAAGACGACAAAAAGAAAATCGTATTACCATAA
- the obgE gene encoding GTPase ObgE, whose translation MFADRAKIYIRSGKGGDGHVSFRRELYVPNGGPDGGDGGRGGDIIFEVDEGLNTLYDFRHKTKFTAKNGEEGGKRRCHGKNAQDLILKVPEGTIIKEAESGKVIADMSGENKRQVILKGGKGGLGNMHFATSTMQVPKYAQPGQPAQELWVMLELKVIADVGLVGFPNVGKSTLLSRVTNANPKIANYHFTTINPNLGVVDLPNGDGFVMADIPGLIEGASEGLGLGHEFLRHIERTKMMIHVVDAAGTEGRDPVEDIYKINAELKSYNPEIASRPQVIAANKSDLIYTEDEDPVERIRKEFEPQGIKVFKISGVSGEGINELLYYVAEQLKTMDQKPITFEQEFFPGDELIHENLPYTVEVVDGMYVVEGPKIEKMLGYTNLDSEKGFLFFQKFLKNTGILADLEKAGIQEGDTVKMYGLQFDYYKE comes from the coding sequence ATGTTTGCAGACAGAGCTAAAATCTATATCCGTTCAGGAAAAGGCGGCGACGGACATGTCAGCTTTCGAAGAGAACTGTATGTTCCGAATGGCGGACCGGACGGCGGCGATGGCGGAAGAGGCGGCGATATTATTTTTGAAGTAGATGAAGGTCTAAATACACTGTATGATTTCCGTCATAAAACAAAATTCACAGCAAAAAATGGAGAAGAAGGCGGAAAAAGACGCTGTCATGGAAAGAACGCTCAGGATTTGATCCTGAAAGTACCGGAAGGAACAATTATTAAAGAAGCAGAATCTGGAAAAGTGATTGCGGATATGTCCGGCGAGAACAAACGTCAGGTGATCTTAAAGGGCGGCAAGGGTGGACTTGGCAACATGCATTTTGCCACTTCTACAATGCAGGTGCCAAAGTATGCACAGCCGGGCCAGCCAGCTCAGGAACTTTGGGTGATGTTGGAACTAAAAGTTATCGCAGATGTAGGGCTTGTCGGATTTCCAAATGTAGGAAAGTCTACATTACTTTCAAGAGTTACAAATGCGAACCCAAAGATTGCTAACTATCATTTCACTACAATCAATCCAAATCTTGGTGTCGTAGACTTGCCAAATGGTGACGGTTTTGTTATGGCAGATATTCCCGGACTGATTGAAGGTGCTTCCGAAGGACTTGGACTCGGACATGAGTTTCTGCGTCATATAGAACGTACTAAAATGATGATTCATGTGGTAGATGCCGCCGGCACAGAAGGTCGTGATCCGGTGGAAGATATTTATAAGATCAATGCGGAATTAAAATCTTATAATCCTGAAATCGCATCCCGTCCACAGGTAATTGCTGCCAATAAATCTGATTTAATTTACACAGAAGATGAAGACCCGGTGGAACGAATCCGAAAAGAATTTGAACCTCAGGGAATAAAAGTATTTAAGATTTCAGGGGTATCCGGTGAAGGGATCAATGAACTTCTTTATTATGTAGCAGAACAATTAAAGACAATGGATCAGAAACCGATCACTTTTGAACAGGAATTCTTCCCGGGAGATGAACTGATCCACGAAAATCTTCCATATACAGTAGAAGTTGTAGATGGCATGTATGTTGTTGAAGGACCAAAAATTGAAAAAATGCTAGGTTATACAAATCTGGATTCTGAAAAAGGCTTCCTGTTCTTCCAAAAATTCCTAAAGAATACAGGAATTCTTGCTGATCTTGAGAAAGCCGGAATTCAGGAAGGTGACACTGTAAAAATGTATGGACTTCAGTTTGATTATTATAAAGAATAA
- the rpmA gene encoding 50S ribosomal protein L27, giving the protein MMKLNLQFFAHKKGVGSTKNGRDSESKRLGAKRADGQFVKAGNILYRQRGTKIHPGLNVGRGGDDTLFALVDGVVRFERKGRDKKQVSIYPVTAE; this is encoded by the coding sequence ATGATGAAATTGAACCTTCAATTTTTCGCTCACAAAAAAGGAGTTGGTTCTACAAAGAACGGTAGAGACTCTGAATCAAAAAGATTAGGTGCTAAAAGAGCTGACGGACAGTTTGTTAAAGCTGGTAACATCCTTTACAGACAGCGTGGAACAAAAATCCATCCAGGACTGAACGTAGGACGCGGTGGAGACGATACATTATTCGCTCTTGTAGACGGTGTTGTTAGATTTGAGAGAAAAGGTAGAGACAAAAAACAGGTTTCTATCTACCCAGTAACAGCTGAATAA
- a CDS encoding ribosomal-processing cysteine protease Prp, protein MIQVTIYKNEFNEFVGFQTLGHAGYADSGEDIVCAAASILVINTMNAIEAFTSDDFTCDSEEESGMIHYKLSARPTKEADLLLRTMILGLQDMEDDEHYGRYIDIIYKEV, encoded by the coding sequence ATGATTCAGGTAACAATTTATAAGAATGAATTTAATGAGTTTGTAGGATTTCAGACATTGGGACATGCCGGATATGCAGATTCCGGTGAAGATATTGTCTGTGCTGCAGCGTCCATCTTAGTGATTAATACGATGAATGCGATTGAAGCATTTACTTCTGATGATTTCACTTGTGACTCGGAAGAAGAGAGCGGAATGATTCACTATAAGCTGTCGGCACGGCCTACAAAAGAAGCTGACTTATTATTGAGAACCATGATTCTTGGTTTACAGGACATGGAAGATGATGAGCATTATGGACGATATATTGATATAATTTACAAGGAGGTGTAA
- the rplU gene encoding 50S ribosomal protein L21 yields MYAIIATGGKQYKVAEGDIIRVEKLGVEAGTAYTFDQVLAVSDNELKVGTPTVAGATVEASVIGDGKAKKVIVYKYKRKTGYHKKNGHRQQYTEVKIEKINA; encoded by the coding sequence ATGTACGCAATTATAGCAACAGGTGGTAAACAGTACAAAGTAGCTGAAGGCGATATCATTAGAGTAGAGAAACTTGGTGTAGAAGCTGGTACAGCTTACACATTTGACCAGGTTCTTGCAGTAAGTGACAACGAATTAAAAGTTGGAACTCCAACAGTTGCAGGAGCAACAGTTGAAGCATCTGTAATCGGTGACGGAAAAGCTAAAAAAGTTATCGTTTACAAATATAAGAGAAAAACTGGCTACCATAAGAAAAATGGTCATAGACAGCAGTACACAGAAGTTAAGATTGAAAAGATCAATGCTTAA
- a CDS encoding CBS domain-containing protein, which yields MNILFFLKPKAEVAVIYSDYTLRQVLETMEYHRYSSIPMISRAGKYVGSITEGDLLWYIKELSNLNLKEAERISVSDIRRKRDYECVSILADVEDLFGKAMSQNFVPVVDDQENFIGIVTRSDIMSYCFEKLKKCIDE from the coding sequence ATGAATATTTTATTTTTTCTGAAACCAAAAGCAGAAGTAGCAGTGATTTATTCCGATTACACCTTACGTCAGGTTTTAGAAACAATGGAGTATCATCGGTACAGCTCGATTCCGATGATCAGCAGGGCAGGAAAATATGTAGGAAGTATTACCGAAGGTGATCTGCTCTGGTATATTAAAGAACTCTCGAATCTAAATCTGAAAGAAGCAGAACGGATTTCTGTATCAGATATCCGAAGAAAGAGAGATTATGAATGTGTCAGCATCCTTGCTGACGTAGAAGATTTGTTTGGAAAAGCAATGTCTCAGAACTTCGTTCCTGTCGTAGATGATCAGGAAAACTTTATCGGAATTGTAACAAGAAGTGATATTATGAGTTACTGTTTCGAAAAATTAAAAAAATGTATTGACGAATAA
- a CDS encoding aspartate kinase yields the protein MQKVVKFGGSSLASAKQFKKVKKIILEDPARKYVVPSAPGKRHNRDIKVTDMLYSCYKKAEDGEYFLDTLEAIQERYEKIIEGLELSLSLEEEFKEIQKQFEAKAGSAYAASRGEYLNGIIMSAYLEMPFIDAAEVIFFDENGNFDDARTDMQLKKRLSQEPTAVIPGFYGAKPDGTIQTFSRGGSDITGSLVAKAIDADLYENWTDVSGFMVTDPRIIKNPEMIETITYRELRELSYMGATVLHEEAIFPVRKVGIPINIRNTNNPEEPGTYIVESTCKKPKYTITGIAGKEGFVSVHIEKAMMNAEIGYGRKVLQVFEDHGIAFEHMPSGIDTMTVYVRQEDFEPYEQQVVAGIQRAVGPDLIELESDLALIAVVGRGMRSARGTAGRIFSALAHANVEVKMIDQGSSGLNVIIGVKSCDFAPAIKAIYDIFVTTQL from the coding sequence ATGCAGAAAGTAGTAAAATTCGGTGGAAGCTCTCTTGCAAGTGCAAAGCAATTCAAAAAAGTAAAAAAAATCATTTTGGAAGATCCTGCACGCAAATACGTAGTGCCGTCAGCTCCGGGCAAACGCCATAATCGTGATATAAAAGTGACCGATATGCTGTACAGCTGCTATAAAAAAGCAGAAGATGGAGAATATTTTCTTGATACACTGGAAGCAATTCAGGAACGTTATGAAAAAATCATTGAAGGACTGGAGCTTTCCTTATCATTAGAAGAAGAATTTAAAGAAATTCAGAAACAGTTTGAAGCAAAGGCCGGAAGCGCCTATGCTGCATCCAGAGGTGAATATTTAAACGGTATTATTATGTCTGCTTATTTGGAAATGCCGTTTATTGATGCAGCTGAAGTCATCTTTTTTGATGAAAATGGAAATTTTGATGATGCGCGTACAGATATGCAGCTCAAGAAACGCCTTTCTCAGGAACCTACTGCTGTAATTCCTGGATTTTACGGTGCAAAACCGGATGGAACCATCCAAACATTTTCCAGAGGAGGCTCTGATATTACCGGATCGCTTGTGGCAAAGGCAATTGATGCAGATCTCTATGAGAACTGGACAGATGTATCCGGATTCATGGTAACTGATCCAAGAATTATTAAAAACCCGGAAATGATTGAGACGATTACTTACCGTGAACTTCGGGAATTGTCTTATATGGGGGCAACTGTGCTTCATGAGGAAGCAATCTTTCCGGTCAGAAAAGTAGGAATTCCAATCAATATCCGTAATACAAACAATCCGGAAGAACCGGGGACTTACATTGTAGAAAGTACATGTAAAAAACCAAAATACACAATTACCGGGATTGCAGGAAAAGAAGGCTTTGTTTCTGTTCATATAGAAAAAGCTATGATGAATGCTGAAATTGGTTATGGAAGAAAGGTCCTGCAAGTATTTGAAGATCACGGGATTGCTTTTGAACATATGCCTTCCGGCATTGATACTATGACTGTCTATGTACGTCAGGAAGACTTTGAGCCATATGAACAACAGGTCGTAGCAGGGATTCAGCGGGCGGTAGGTCCGGATCTGATTGAATTGGAATCGGATCTGGCGTTGATCGCAGTAGTAGGACGAGGAATGCGCTCTGCAAGAGGAACTGCCGGAAGAATCTTCTCAGCTCTCGCACATGCAAATGTCGAGGTAAAAATGATTGACCAGGGCTCCAGCGGATTAAATGTGATCATAGGTGTAAAATCATGTGATTTTGCCCCGGCGATCAAAGCAATTTATGATATTTTCGTGACAACACAGCTGTAA
- a CDS encoding HAD family phosphatase, with translation MMNTVIFDLGKVLVEYDWKHLMDRFRFDERTYQKVAEAIFLSDTWQQGDAGVYDETTWLEAFIENAPDCEAQIRQVYGQLSGCVWKYPYTDELIAYYRSKGFRIYYLSNYSEYLRNASKDVLSFLEQFDGGVFSYEEKCIKPEEKIYKILLERYDIKPEDALFYDDRDENTAKARELGICGITWVPGMEKTILKETT, from the coding sequence TTGATGAACACAGTTATTTTTGATCTCGGAAAGGTACTTGTAGAATATGACTGGAAACATTTGATGGATCGTTTCAGATTTGATGAAAGAACTTATCAGAAGGTCGCTGAGGCAATTTTTTTGAGCGATACATGGCAGCAGGGAGACGCAGGTGTTTATGATGAAACAACATGGCTTGAGGCATTCATTGAAAATGCGCCTGACTGCGAAGCACAAATCCGTCAAGTATATGGACAGCTGTCCGGTTGTGTCTGGAAATATCCATATACAGATGAACTGATTGCATATTACCGCTCGAAAGGCTTTCGCATTTACTATCTATCAAATTACTCAGAATATCTGCGGAATGCATCGAAGGATGTTCTTTCCTTTTTAGAACAATTTGATGGCGGAGTGTTTTCTTATGAAGAAAAATGTATAAAGCCGGAAGAAAAGATTTACAAAATCCTGTTAGAGCGTTATGATATAAAACCAGAGGATGCTCTATTTTATGATGACCGGGATGAAAACACAGCGAAGGCCCGGGAACTTGGTATTTGTGGTATTACATGGGTGCCTGGAATGGAGAAGACTATTTTAAAAGAAACGACATAG